One window of Marmota flaviventris isolate mMarFla1 chromosome 5, mMarFla1.hap1, whole genome shotgun sequence genomic DNA carries:
- the LOC139705654 gene encoding olfactory receptor 2T29-like, with protein MTNNTGWADFILVGLFSQSQHPALLCMVIFLVFLMALSGNAVLIILIHSSAKLHTPMYFFISQLSLMDMMYISITVPKMLLDQVLGVSTISVPECGIQMFLYLTLGGSEYFLLAAMAYDRYMAICHPLHYPMLMNHRVCLLLASGCWFLGSVDGFMLTPVTMTFPFCRSLEIQHFFCEVPAVMKLSCSDTSLYETLMYLCCVLMLLIPVTVISGSYSCILLTIHRMNSAEGRRKALATCSSHMMVVTLFYGAAVYTYMLPSSYHTPQKDMVVSVFYTILTPVLNPLIYSFRNQDVTGALRKMLSVESFRKQ; from the coding sequence ATGACCAACAACACAGGGTGGGCAGATTTCATCTTGGTGGGACTCTTCAGTCAATCCCAACACCCAGCTCTGCTTTGTATGGTCATTTTTCTGGTTTTCCTGATGGCCTTGTCTGGAAATGCTGTCCTGATCATCCTGATACACTCCAGTGCCAaactccacacccccatgtacttcttcatcAGCCAGCTGTCCCTCATGGACATGATGTACATCTCCATCACTGTGCCCAAGATGCTCCTGGACCAGGTGCTAGGTGTGAGTACCATTTCTGTCCCTGAATGTGGGATACAGATGTTCCTTTACTTGACACTTGGTGGTTCAGAATATTTCCTTCTGGcagccatggcctatgaccgctacaTGGCCATCTGCCATCCGCTCCATTATCCTATGCTCATGAACCACAGGGTGTGTCTTCTTCTGGCGtctggctgctggttcctgggaTCAGTGGATGGCTTCATGCTGACTCCTGTCACCATGACCTTCCCATTCTGCAGATCCCTGGAGATCCagcacttcttctgtgaagtccctGCTGTGATGAAGCTCTCCTGCTCAGACACCTCGCTCTATGAGACACTCATGTACCTGTGCTGTGTCCTCATGCTCCTCATCCCTGTGACAGTCATTTCAGGCTCCTATTCCTGCATCCTCCTCACCATCCACAGGATGAACtcagcagagggcaggaggaaggccctggccacctgctcctcacacaTGATGGTGGTCACACTCTTCTATGGTGCTGCCGTCTACACCTACATGCTCCCCAGCTCCTACCACACTCCTCAGAAGGACATGGTGGTTTCTGTGTTTTACACCATACTCACCCCTGTGCTGAACCCCTTAATCTACAGTTTCAGGAACCAGGATGTCACTGGGGCTCTGAGGAAAATGTTGAGTGTTGAGTCTTTCAGGAAACAGTAA
- the LOC139705886 gene encoding cilia- and flagella-associated protein 144-like — MAGYHRKRAIQDEVHQNQFLREQYLRELRMQKLCTDYHVNPLRKVHTITKKPMSWHDNLEEPEDVRFLNLVHHAAQRPRKKYPETQTESQIGWEAEPLLPVRKVAAATAGRDSTVVIGLTSGGSPAKSKSCASAGPPGIQRSSRERWRPGA, encoded by the exons ATGGCTGGATACCACAGGAAGAGGGCGATCCAGGATGAGGTTCATCAGAATCAGTTCCTGCGGGAACAGTACCTGCGAGAGCTGCGCATGCAGAAGCTCTGCACAGACTACCATGTGAATCCCCTGCGCAAGG TTCACACAATCACCAAGAAGCCCATGTCGTGGCATGATAACTTGGAGGAACCTGAAGATG TCAGGTTTCTGAATCTCGTTCACCATGCTGCTCAGAGACCCCGGAAGAAGTACCCAGAGACACAGACAGAAAGTCAGATCGGCTGGGAGGCAGAACCTTTG CTGCCTGTGAGGAAGGTGGCTGCTGCCACCGCGGGGAGGGACAGCACAGTAGTCATTGGCCTCACCTCTGGCGGCAGCCCAGCCAAGAGCAAGAGCTGTGCATCAGCGGGGCCTCCTGGGATCCAGAGAAGCAGCAGGGAGCGCTGGAGACCCGGTGCTTGA